One part of the Phragmites australis chromosome 3, lpPhrAust1.1, whole genome shotgun sequence genome encodes these proteins:
- the LOC133910507 gene encoding mitogen-activated protein kinase kinase kinase 18-like: MEWLRGKCIGMGAFGTVHLAVDGATGRAFAVKSVDTKSAPAAAVACLESEIRILKRLSSPYVVAYLGDGATQKTRELHMELVPGGSAAEAAARLGGLGERGVRGVMWRVAAALRYLHDFAGVVHGDVKGRNVLVGCDAVGGGAKLADFGTARLVSEAAPRGPLGTPAWMAPEVARGGATTPASDVWSLGCTALELLTGKRPWSELGGACEVGELLLLIGFGGKRPALPACLSDSCRDFLDKCLRRDTDQRWTCEQLLRHPFLSADAHDDGIEPSPSPSPRAVLDWVVADSDSEALDDPEPENEHEVMARAKRRVAELASNGPLASWVELEWGTDPTWALLKSSEAPRTVPSTSDADAGNGNAGGPASRSAAASTARDKVVVGSNGGGGGFCCVHGRPSCHSHCCHYKFGLGVVGLGWPPLAVVPVLVPLYCCYLIDSIQSTFMFNIIKQPMSFACRFGFRLILTEIAADRVMRPRLVDPRVVRLLSCIPASTISVSIQGSKTKGSHSSCAKENS; encoded by the coding sequence ATGGAGTGGTTGCGCGGGAAATGCATCGGCATGGGCGCGTTCGGCACTGTGCACCTGGCCGTCGACGGGGCCACGGGCCGCGCCTTCGCGGTGAAGTCGGTGGACACGAAGagcgcgccggcggcggccgtggcgtGCCTGGAGAGCGAGATAAGGATCCTGAAGCGGCTGAGCTCGCCGTACGTCGTGGCATACCTCGGGGACGGCGCGACACAGAAGACGAGGGAGCTGCACATGGAACTGGTGCCCGGCGGGAGCGctgcggaggcggcggcgaggctggGGGGACTAGGGGAGCGCGGCGTGCGGGGCGTCATGTGGAGGGTGGCCGCCGCGCTGCGTTACCTGCACGACTTTGCTGGCGTGGTGCACGGGGACGTCAAGGGGCGGAACGTGCTCGTGGGTTGCGACGCCGTAGGCGGCGGCGCGAAGCTCGCTGACTTCGGCACGGCGAGGCTGGTCTCCGAGGCGGCGCCCCGCGGGCCGCTCGGGACGCCCGCGTGGATGGCGCCAGAGGTGGCGCGCGGCGGCGCGACGACGCCGGCGTCGGACGTGTGGTCCCTGGGATGCACGGCGCTGGAGCTTCTCACCGGGAAGCGGCCGTGGTCGGAGCTCGGCGGCGCCTGCGAGGTCGGCGAGCTGCTGCTCCTAATCGGGTTCGGTGGGAAGCGGCCAGCGCTCCCCGCGTGCCTGTCCGACTCGTGCCGGGACTTCCTCGACAAGTGCCTCCGCCGAGATACCGATCAGCGGTGGACCTGCGAGCAGCTGCTGCGCCACCCGTTCCTCTCCGCAGACGCTCACGACGACGGCATCGAGCCGTCGCCGTCTCCATCTCCTCGCGCGGTTCTTGATTGGGTCGTGGCGGATTCGGACTCCGAGGCGCTGGACGACCCGGAGCCCGAGAACGAGCACGAAGTCATGGCGCGCGCCAAGAGACGGGTCGCCGAATTGGCCTCAAACGGGCCGCTTGCAAGCTGGGTGGAGCTGGAGTGGGGGACCGACCCCACCTGGGCCCTACTGAAGAGTTCCGAGGCGCCAAGAACCGTGCCATCGACATCAGACGCTGACGCGGGAAATGGCAACGCAGGTGGGCCCGCCTCAAGatcggccgccgcctccaccgcccgTGATAAGGTCGTCGTCGGCAGCaacggcggcggaggtggattCTGCTGTGTCCACGGCCGTCCTAGTTGCCACAGTCACTGTTGTCACTATAAATTCGGGCTTGGAGTCGTAGGACTCGGCTGGCCGCCGTTGGCCGTTGTACCTGTGCTGGTGCCATTGTACTGTTGCTACCTCATTGATTCAATTCAATCCACGTTTATGTTTAATATTATCAAGCAGCCAATGAGTTTTGCGTGCCGTTTTGGTTTTCGTTTGATTTTGACTGAAATCGCTGCTGATCGGGTGATGCGGCCAAGATTAGTTGATCCGCGCGTCGTGCGGCTGCTCTCTTGCATTCCAGCTTCGACCATAAGCGTATCGATTCAAGGCTCGAAAACGAAGGGCAGCCACAGCTCCTGTGCCAAAGAAAATTCGTAG